In Zingiber officinale cultivar Zhangliang chromosome 11B, Zo_v1.1, whole genome shotgun sequence, a single window of DNA contains:
- the LOC122034601 gene encoding PLAT domain-containing protein 1-like, translating to MASSRIHSSSLIALLFVCSLITISNSTTPSSLHKVVRGSNDDYSCVYTIYVRTGSIWKAGTDSVISVAFAGADGYGVLIEDLESWGGLMGQGYDYFERGNLDIFSGRGPCISSWPPCWMNLTSDGSGKGHGWYCNYVEVTTTGPHMRCSQQLFTVEQWLALDTSPYRLYATSNLCPDSDGDETAIASGKGTHVTHAQ from the exons ATGGCGAGCAGCAGGATCCACAGTTCCTCCCTCATCGCCCTCCTCTTCGTCTGCAGTTTGATCACCATTTCCAACTCCACCACACCCTCCTCCCTTCACAAA GTCGTGCGCGGCAGCAACGACGACTACAGCTGCGTGTACACTATCTACGTCCGAACGGGGTCGATCTGGAAGGCTGGCACGGATTCGGTCATCAGTGTGGCGTTCGCCGGCGCGGACGGCTACGGCGTGCTCATCGAGGACCTGGAATCGTGGGGCGGTCTCATGGGACAGGGATACGACTACTTCGAGCGCGGCAACCTCGACATCTTCAGCGGCCGCGGCCCCTGCATCTCCTCCTGGCCGCCCTGCTGGATGAACCTCACCTCCGacggatctggaaagggccacgGATGGTACTGCAATTACGTCGAGGTCACCACCACCGGCCCCCACATGAGATGCAGCCAGCAGCTCTTCACCGTCGAGCAGTGGCTCGCCCTCGACACCAGCCCGTACCGACTCTACGCCACCAGCAATCTGTGCCCCGACTCCGACGGCGACGAAACCGCAATTGCGTCTGGCAAAGGAACCCACGTGACGCACGCGCAGTGA